DNA from Solenopsis invicta isolate M01_SB chromosome 4, UNIL_Sinv_3.0, whole genome shotgun sequence:
ATGCGGCACCCACTTGTTCAATTTTGACACAAAGCCAAGTTAGTGGAGGCTGTTGACGATGGTTCCGTGAGCTACTCTGAAATCTGTCTCAAGCTCGCGAGTGGTAATACCCGGGGTTTCTTTTACTCTATTTCGCAAGCGCTCTTTGCCGAGGACCGAAGGCCTTCCGGATCTGGACTCGTCCTTCAAGTTAAAATTactatttcgaaatttttcaaaccAAAATTGACATGACCTGACCGTAATTACGTTTTGTCCGAAAGCTTCACACGAATTTCGTTGGGTCTGAGACGCGTTTGTGCTCTTTTTAAATTCGTACAACAAAATTGGTCTAATTTGCTGTTTTGAAAGCTCCATTTTGCGATTTTATTGCAAACTCACAAGTCACAATGATTCACAGGTGCTTTCCATTtgcaacagttttttttttaatcttacttGGGATGCGTCATCAATCTGGTTTGTAACAGTTTGTGCGGCGaggtaagataaattaaaaacaatcgCGTTCTTGCTCCCTCCACCTCTTTCGTGGATTACTTTGAATGTAAATGCGTCAACCACGGCGATTCAAGATGCGAAAAAACTTTTTGACCaacatgataattatttttcttatttaatttcaaagaaaccGTCAAAAAATAACACATGTCGCTGGTTAACATGATTACGGTAATTCTATTTGGACCTAgggaataagaaaaatattgtaaattgttaaaatggcgtaattgcaaaaaaatagttattatcggattttcccaaaaaattttttacttcaacagttataagaaagtaattaatatgaagatattacaaaataattctttgaatcataaagagaaaaagagacatatattttattataagatataaaatttgaaattgatcagttttcaatattttttccgATATAtcaaccgatttaaaaaaaaattatggtttcgaaaaatgcatttaaagttttaagcattgtgtaacatataaataagataaaccTATAACATAAACCCTTGTAACTTTGTTATTCTTTggtattttgataaaattttttaggaaTAAATTTCTGcgaagtatttaaaatataaaaaaaaaaacatttttttgaagttCTTAAAGTAGAATATTGCTTTAAGTTTTAACATAGAATGATATATTTATGTAGcgatcagaaaaataaaattctgaaagGATAACgatgttataataaaacataaacgtTTGATTATACtcgctcttttttttcaatgctcTACTATTCTACTgtataattagaattatttcaTTACCGTTTATATTATCAagattgaataataataataataataataataataattaaaaagttaacttAACTGCTTAGTTAATTTcaaatagattaatttttaacttttatttgttattttaaaaacattttataacaaattttaacttaattattaattttttttaagttataacaattttacttatgcaaaataataattctttattattttatatgaaattatgaataaaatattaaatttatttgatgattcatatttataattgttgtgttatttagttattaagatattttatttaattattttgctattgtttagaataatttaaaaaatgacatttttttatgtataaataatgcttttcacaaaattaatttaatttattattttaatttattcttaatttttaattgacttttttcatttattgtaacttttaattttgacaactaaattatcattttacgcaactaaataaattttataagtaattaattttaacttaatttagtttaagaaaatatttaattatccaaTCATGATTATTATATACCaaccattattattatattgccATCATATTCTTCTCTATAAAATTAAGTGTTTCTTCTGTTTCAAAATTTTCCCGCTTTTTTTCTAATATCACAATCGCGCGTGTAATCGAGTGAAATTGTGagaaaataaatggaaataaaGTCATTTGtgtcattttataataaatttaaataaataaaaataaatataaataatagttgcagaagaatttaaagatttttttaaataaaaagatttaaattttagtgttcattttctctttcttcttcctttgcTCCATTTCCATAAATTCTGAAATGCTGATTGGTTGTGTAGAAGacctaaagggcctcgcacatgaaatgcataatataacataagcacaacataagactgaTGGACCAATGAccatccaacataaagtcgccatattaatttacataagattcctattggtTCAGAGGCTTTATGCTACttttatgctctgttatgcattttatgtgcgaggcccttaaagcTTGTATCATATTACGCATCGAAAACTTTTGCGAATTggagaatttaattaatcagaACAGGAGGGATAAAAATTGAGGCCATCTGATTGGTCGAATCCTAAATATCAGCTTGCAGTTCTCAATTGTAATTGCATAAGTTTGATAAGAGCTTAAGGCGTTCTGCGTCAGAAGCGGCTAAGTACAGACGGGGAGAATGGGGGAAAAGGTATATACAACAGACAACGCCAAGTGCGACGCCGGGAAGACACTTTTAAGAGTGACATTAAAAGtgaattaaataatcaatttggATTGCCATTCGGAACAATTTCgtgaaagttaaaattaaaaccgTTCAAAATTGATGTAGCTATCAAATACACAGATGTTATTCACTTCTGACTCACTGGTTGCGCTGGCGTACAGGTTATGCTGatgatttatgtattttaaatatctgCATCTCGCGTCCCGCTAAACATTTACGATGGTGTCGACACGAGGACCGAAATTCAAGTTTTCCGACGGAGAAAAAGTATTGTGCTACGAGCCGGATCCTACGAAAGCGAAAGTGCTGTATGACTCGAAGGTAGCGTTATATATATTGCTGGAGACATACATATACTTTGCATTAAATTTGCATCTTTGACAGTAGTATTGCTATACACatgcaaatataaatgtaaaatgtaaattagatgCCGAGCTTAGCGCAAATATTATCGATACGATACTTGCGAACCAAAAAAATACAGATTGTATAAGTAGAGATGACTTGTgaagatataaaattacatatcaaaatatgtataaaacagaaataaaccCAAGTAGATACAAGTGACTTCGTCATCGTACCGAAGTTTGCGATTTAAATTAGTTGACTCTAATTGTTTGCAGGTGCTCGATGTCATTGTGAATAAAGATCAAAGAGGTAGAAAAGCGGTGGAGTATCTCATTCATTTCCAGGTGAGTTAAAAAAGGTTTCATTAGAGTTCACTTAATTATACAAATCGTATTAAAGTGTATCAcggaaaaatacaaatatatatatatataaccatTAGGGTTGGAATTCATCTTGGGATCGTTGCGTAACAGAAGAATATGTGCTTAAAGATACAGAAGAGAATCGTCAGCTCCAGCGAGATCTAGCCCAAAAGGCGCAACTTCAGCTGTACGTGCTCCTGTAGTTGTTCAAATCAAATATGGTTAACAAATCAAATGTGAtaacatatcttttttttaatgaaataggGGTGCTTATCTATATCGCCGTGAGCGCAAAAAAAGAAGTCATAAAATGTCGGAGCGCTTAACTGAAACGGAACATCAGGAACCTCGTCGTAGAGCGAGAAGCGGTGGTAGTCGAGCCACGTCGGCCACGACCGGATCTTCCGAGGATGGAAGTTCGGGTCAACACGCCGATTATGATACAGAGGTAAATGTCccattttacaaattataatgaaattgatCGACgtttcagaaattttataatgcaataaaggagaaattaatttagtaattaaaaaatcctGAAAATATGTCTGTGAAAAACTAATTAGCGGCCGTGAGGCTGGTATTATTTTCCTAATGCTCCTCCATTATGCTGAAAGTTTGAGGAAGTTGATATTTGTAGATTGGAGATCAAGGAGTGCAAAAGTAATAAagcacaatttataaaaatcacatatgtaacaagaaaaattacatattcTGCAGGAAGTAAACACAGAAGAAGATACAGAGAGTAGTTCCGATTATATGGGCGAGACGAGTGACGATGATGACAGTGGTGGTGGCAGCCAGTCTGGTGCAAGTGTGAAACCAGGAGTTGATCTTGACATAGGTAGTACGTTAAAACGGATTTTGGAACAAGATTATGATCtgataactaataaaaataaggtGAGTTAACAGTTGATTTCCAAGTTAATGGATGCatgaattataatatagattataatGCAAgatcattttcaaaaaataaccaAGAATCATTATGATTGTTCACGTTTCATACAGTGTTTAAAAAAACCCATTCagcatttatataataatacataccATACTGATTAGTAAAAAGTCTTGAACATACATAGGTTGAAAACTCAAccgtttttgagatataaacatttttgtatgcTAGCATCATGAATGACACTTTTGGCTTCTACCTGTATATGATGTTTATCTCATTGTTATAAACTGCAGATGTCCTCTATATCCTCTTTCAATTCCTATACATACTTCATAATAGATTTCATCAGTAATCAGTTAGTTGTTTCCAACCGGTAATTGCCGATCCACATTTGGTGATTACACAATTATAAGGTTATCGATTATTTGATGATTACACAAGTATAAGATATCATGTTAAAAATGTTAGCGTATTACTCTAATCAAGAAATGGCAGCTATGTATTTTTTGTATGGCCCTGCTAATGGAAATACTTCTGTTGCTTGTGCGACATTTTCACATCGAAAAATTTCCTAATTACTCTGTTTCCAAATTTTTACGAACATGAGAAAtactctgtaaaaaaaaagatactaaACATGTAAATGAAAGGATTCATAATGCTaacacacaaaaatatttatatttcagaaatggTTGAGTTTTTGACCTATGTTCACTAAAGTTCTTTATTCACAAGTAATGATTTTTCATTGGGCCATTTCCAATTTGATTCATAcagtgttttttatttaatatttgcaatgtAGAGTCATGTAGAAACAGAATTATGTGCCTAATGAATTCAAAGTTATGATggattattatttttcagtaaaaattagaaaatctgTAAATTCTCATATAAACCATAAATCAAGTCAACATCATTAATTTTAgtcttttttgttctttttatcataattttatagacaaatttcattttttatataaattccataaaaattttataccaaataatcaataagttttcactcaaattttattttattttgaaaccaGTATGGTATATACTATCTCTCATATAAATGCTGCATGAATTTTTTTGAACACTCTGTATATCTAAatgaaaatgtatacatatatacaagaaaatatatacaagataatttatactgataattaattttttcctaaaatcaCAAACATCATGCAAgaattatcgatatttatttcaGCTTGTTGTACTTCCCGCGCAGCCTACTGTGATAAATATTCTGGAATCTTGGGTACAGCATTTTACTACGACGCAGTTGACTAATATTCCAGAAAAACCTCAGCGGAATAAAGCGAATCATACAATAGAGAAAACACTGAACGAAGTGAATATATGCCGAGAAGTCGCGGATGGCTTGCGCATATATTTCGATTTCACTTTACCTCATCTCCTCTTGTACAGGCAAGAGAAGGAGCAATATTGTTCTCTGAAATCTACCTTGTTAAATAACGAACAAACAACTATTATACCAAAGGAGGAATCAATagagtaaatacatttttatattagtgTAATGATCGGATTAAAACtttgttcaaaattttgattatgaTTTCTGCTGCTTGCATtactaaaaaatgtttttgttacaaGAAATTTGGAAATATCCACGAAAGAAGAATTTGAAGAAGCGGAATACGCTCATTTACCACCCTTTCCCCAAGAGCACGATTCTGAGATGGACAATGTATCTAAACCGTTGAACAATTCTAAGCGAAGACTACGATCGTGTCGTGTAAGCTCGGTCGACGAAAGCCGACAATTAAGGTCTTTCGACGAAGGAAAACAAGATGGTGGCAATTTATCGAGGTAATAatctgtttaaaatttttgtcatagaaaaactgtatatatttatttctaataattcttgttttttcggagtttctcctttttcttttcaaaattgtgtGTTACATCGCATGATGTAACGAGAACTTTTGCTTCCCCTTAATTTCTCCTTTGTTTGAAATTagatataatgtttttttatgattGTTTTGTTTTAGTAGCATAGCAAGTACAAGTTCCCGTTGTTCTAGCCCGCGAGGTGTAACGTTAAGAATGCCGCCTGTTGTTACATCTGCTCAAGTAAACAGTTTACTTCAACAGTCAAATAAGTGGAGATTATTACCTCAAATTTCGAGGCAAAGCGAAATTCCAAATCCTTCCACTTATTACGGTGTCATTCACTTAACTAGATTATTTGGTAAGTCATCTTTATTTGGTGAAATATGTCACacgtagaaaattataataaaatctttctgTATAATAAAGAACCGTGTCCTTCAATTTCAGTCAAGTTACCTGAGTTATTACAATCTGCAGATTTATCGAGCAAAAAGTTGAAAgtgcttttgaaatatttagatatGTTCCTAAGGTATGTAGTGAATTATGGCagagtgattttttttaataattgacatACTTTTATGATATTTGATGTAATTTGTTTACAGTTATCTGGAAATGCATAGGGAATGGTTTGGCGAACAATTTTACATGCAAATGGAAAATCGAATATCGCAAACTAGCAAtgtttaacatatatataattaaatgtaataatatatatataatatatataaaattatatatttataatatgtatgtatgtgtgtgtgtatatatattttatatattatatatagtatatatatatatatatatatatatatatatatatatatatatattttgtgtttgcaacatatacattttatatatatctatatataacatatgtgtgtgtgtgtgtgtgtgtgcgtgtgcgtgtgtgtgtgtgtatacatatatataaaataatgtacatacgagtgtacatacattgcTTCTAATGTAAAGTGTGAAcgtataacattatattttttgtaatcttcGCTAAGTATATGTGATTAGTataagaaaaatcttttttgtgacaaatgatatttttctattatatgttttgatataaaattatgtagtgcatattaaggcgatgctggagtcgTCAATTTTATCATTGAATTCGATTTACATATGTAcgatttacaatacatacgtaCGCCTTACAAAATATCAACAAACCTCTGCATACTACTACATTGGGATCtgacgtatacatacatatacacaatttgtcaaaaattctaTTCTCTTAAATTAGGCTTCCcgaattctaataatttaatattattcattcattcatttattttatatctggTTTTGCCtttatttcgtataaataaCCTGCATAACATTTCTACGAAGGAAACGAATCTGTGAATTGACAATTTTGAtcagcataataaaataaaagttgataagaaaatctgtaattttaaaattgttttctgtgttttttgacaaaaaatgaattatagTCATATACATTAGTGtgtgtattttaattatgtaaaaggcATATTTCTGTAAAACTAATACGAAGTATAACTTGTTtaacaaaatggtatttttgTCGGTAATATAAATGACTCCAACATCGTCTTAATTGTTATGCAAAATTCATGATAGAtcctatgtaaataaaatatgtaaatattcaatattaaacgtaaaatacgtgaaaGTAGTAAATCATAGATTAATCCTCAACATTGCAAAATAGCATAAGTACATATTTCCTTTCTTTTTgacgttatattaattaataatatatttagaatatttttagtaCCAtagtttcatatttatttttggacTCTTATTATAGTTCTTATTGTTCGTTGCatacatatatttctaataaaacaaGTAGTTCTCATACAAAATtggattataattttttttatgagaaaaaaataatcaggataatatataaatgtttaataataggTCAGAGAAAATTAAGGAATGATTCTGGATGATAAAGTAAGGCgaaaatcaagaataacaaaattgcaGTAAAGGCtttcttctttaattataaatgtttaaatatttatgtcttatgtgatttttcatgtaaatatttaaaaatcagagttaaatattagtaattagttaaaaagttaacttttaattaattatttttaaaataaactttagtaactttctaagttaaaaatttatgtaaaagaaaaaatttatttttacataaaaaaacaatatttctttgttatttcactcaaacttaatttacaaataaaacattaaatttgtttgatgatattatgaattatataattgttttgagtaatctaactttaaaaacttacgaatttctaatttaatacaaataattcttttcaaaattaatttttattttaatgtaatcttaacttttaactagttacttttttattcatgtaacttttaacgtaactaaattaatcttataactcattaactttaatttaagctGCGTTCCAATATAcactgtcagtactgaaaatctgtagtTTACGTTATGTATTATACTTAGATTTTTAATTCTGACAGTGAATTTTGTAACGCACACaatcttgatttaatttaaaaaatatattaacttattcaacttgttaaatatttagaattaaaaaaaatcgaaatttttatggaaactattttttaattgtaacatcTAAATATTGACGCTCTTTTTTACGTGAAtgctgaaatatttatatttaaagaagttTTAATCGCAATTTTGTATTGTCTTGTTATTTGAAATCACTAAACTTCTTGAATTTTACTCTCTGTTGCCAAACATTCTAGCTATatatagaaaagaaagaaaaacggtAAAAGGTCCAGCAACAAAGACAAtctattgttatatatatagatatttaaacGAGAAGTGTTCTTTGTAATTGTACTTTCTACACTCTgttccctctctttttctctccaccAGTTCTGTCCTTCTCACACTTCAAGCGAGCAAAAAGTGTAATTCGACCTCACAGCTGAAGAACAAGTGGTATTCGATTTTTCAATATGGCGCATTCCTCGTTGGTTCCAGACGTTCCGTTCCAGTTAGTTCGTAGTGGTTCGTAGTTGCCGGCTGTTGCGTGTAGATTGTAGCACGTAACCAAGTACGAAATACAAGTCGAGTAACAGTGGTGAGTACAGTTCATCAGCTTAATGGTATCCGGTGCGTTTGCATTCAACAGTTTGTAGTGTCTTTCACCGCTCAGGCTCAAAGCACCTTGAAGCACCTTTACATGTTCTCGCGTGATTAACCGCATGATACGGCTAACTGCTTGACGCTTGCAAAGAAAAAGGGGAAAAAGGAACGAGATTCGCCTGTCAAATGCGACCGCACCGGACCACTGTTACCCtaacgtacgtacatacatgaaTTGACGAACAAGTTTCCTGGTCTGTCCTGTGCACAGTGACACGCGACACTCGGAGGATGGGTTTGCAGGACGCCGTGTACACGACGGTCACCTTGCCGTTTAATGTCCTTTACAAAACTAGTACAGGGGCAGCCTCGTATGCTTGGAATGCGGCTGCGTCGGTAAGCTTATCGCATATCTGTCCATGTAAGTCTCTTGCAAAGCGGCAGAAATTTTTCGTTGTGCCAGTTACGCCTTGTATCGGCTGCTCGACCTAGCTATCTTTCCAAACAATTAGGTGATTTCTCTTCCATATGTTTTCATCGCATTTCGTGTATATCATTTCTTATATTGTATCTCCTATGCATACACGCGtatttcatatttacattttaattgtgaaattaaaACGACGGTTCTTCTCACCGATTTAgctcaaattttattatcttgtttTGGAACAGTCTCAAGGTTTAAGTACAatggttgacttataattttaagacaagttttatgacATGAGTCTTTGTTTTTAGTAAtgcacaataactgtcttgtgtTGCAAGTCTTAAACTAAAATGAGTTCCGTTCGTAACTTAAGACTGTACCAGAGTTGggtagtaattatttaaaaagttaaaaattaaataataaagcaaaaaattaataacttttaacttatttaatttttaactttaactgtTATTTGTGACacataaatcttaatttatcaATAGTTTTTTCAACAATGTTTCACTTTTTTCAGGGTGGGGGGGATTTTGGAGACGCTAGTTAGCATtgatattattgaaattgattttcaatttaattatgtgatACTTTTTTGGTTTATTTACAAAGATGTGTTTGAAATCAAAAGTAATGGCCCTTAGTTTGAATGAATTGGAAGCTGTATGTAAAATCatgtacgtataaaatattatttcagcactaagatcttgctatgacctTCTTGGCCCatcttctattaaattttttgtatacaaatcATGGTCTTGAATCT
Protein-coding regions in this window:
- the LOC105195843 gene encoding male-specific lethal 3 homolog isoform X2, translating into MVSTRGPKFKFSDGEKVLCYEPDPTKAKVLYDSKVLDVIVNKDQRGRKAVEYLIHFQGWNSSWDRCVTEEYVLKDTEENRQLQRDLAQKAQLQLGAYLYRRERKKRSHKMSERLTETEHQEPRRRARSGGSRATSATTGSSEDGSSGQHADYDTEEVNTEEDTESSSDYMGETSDDDDSGGGSQSGASVKPGVDLDIGSTLKRILEQDYDLITNKNKLVVLPAQPTVINILESWVQHFTTTQLTNIPEKPQRNKANHTIEKTLNEVNICREVADGLRIYFDFTLPHLLLYRQEKEQYCSLKSTLLNNEQTTIIPKEESIENLEISTKEEFEEAEYAHLPPFPQEHDSEMDNVSKPLNNSKRRLRSCRVSSVDESRQLRSFDEGKQDGGNLSSIASTSSRCSSPRGVTLRMPPVVTSAQVNSLLQQSNKWRLLPQISRQSEIPNPSTYYGVIHLTRLFVKLPELLQSADLSSKKLKVLLKYLDMFLSYLEMHREWFGEQFYMQMENRISQTSNV
- the LOC105195843 gene encoding male-specific lethal 3 homolog isoform X3; the encoded protein is MVSTRGPKFKFSDGEKVLCYEPDPTKAKVLYDSKVLDVIVNKDQRGRKAVEYLIHFQGWNSSWDRCVTEEYVLKDTEENRQLQRDLAQKAQLQLGAYLYRRERKKRSHKMSERLTETEHQEPRRRARSGGSRATSATTGSSEDGSSGQHADYDTEEVNTEEDTESSSDYMGETSDDDDSGGGSQSGASVKPGVDLDIGSTLKRILEQDYDLITNKNKLVVLPAQPTVINILESWVQHFTTTQLTNIPEKPQRNKANHTIEKTLNEVNICREVADGLRIYFDFTLPHLLLYRQEKEQYCSLKSTLLNNEQTTIIPKEESIENLEISTKEEFEEAEYAHLPPFPQEHDSEMDNVSKPLNNSKRRLRSCRVSSVDESRQLRSFDEGKQDGGNLSSPRGVTLRMPPVVTSAQVNSLLQQSNKWRLLPQISRQSEIPNPSTYYGVIHLTRLFVKLPELLQSADLSSKKLKVLLKYLDMFLSYLEMHREWFGEQFYMQMENRISQTSNV
- the LOC105195843 gene encoding male-specific lethal 3 homolog isoform X1 gives rise to the protein MVSTRGPKFKFSDGEKVLCYEPDPTKAKVLYDSKVLDVIVNKDQRGRKAVEYLIHFQGWNSSWDRCVTEEYVLKDTEENRQLQRDLAQKAQLQLGAYLYRRERKKRSHKMSERLTETEHQEPRRRARSGGSRATSATTGSSEDGSSGQHADYDTEEVNTEEDTESSSDYMGETSDDDDSGGGSQSGASVKPGVDLDIGSTLKRILEQDYDLITNKNKLVVLPAQPTVINILESWVQHFTTTQLTNIPEKPQRNKANHTIEKTLNEVNICREVADGLRIYFDFTLPHLLLYRQEKEQYCSLKSTLLNNEQTTIIPKEESIENLEISTKEEFEEAEYAHLPPFPQEHDSEMDNVSKPLNNSKRRLRSCRVSSVDESRQLRSFDEGKQDGGNLSSSIASTSSRCSSPRGVTLRMPPVVTSAQVNSLLQQSNKWRLLPQISRQSEIPNPSTYYGVIHLTRLFVKLPELLQSADLSSKKLKVLLKYLDMFLSYLEMHREWFGEQFYMQMENRISQTSNV